AATTCATAGATGGAAATTACCGGCTGCCAATATGTTAGATTAAAAAACCACAACCCTTTATAGTTCCAAAAGGAATAATGTGTAGTAGGGTTGCAAACACAAAGCATACTGTGAACAACAGACTATTGCACATTTCAACATAACACAAGTAAAAATAGGGAGTTCAAAAGATAATACACTCTGTCACACAGAAACATATAAACGAGCTTGTGCACAGAACTCAAAGCATGAAGAGCAGACACCACTGTAGCCAGTTGGCTTTTGCATTTAGTGACCTTTAGAAACCGGTCCAAACTGATTATcagcaagattttttttgtttttgttttttaaaaaaatattttgagacCACATCATTTAATACACATCTATATAATTCTGTGGTCAGGAACAGATGGATGTAATTCTGCAATACTAAATAAAAagtgcaaaaatgttaaaaacataagaacaaaattaaaaatatggaagCATAAGCTAAAACTTGTCTGCATAGCTGAAATCTATTTAAAGCAAGTCCTTGGTAATGGGTGCCAACAGGAGAAAGAACATTTTTCCCAAGGTCTTCTGCATGTTTGTTTAGCAAAAATGTCATTTTTGTCAGCTTTTAAACAATTCACAGACAGTTCACTCCTGTATCCTTAGATACCATAGTTGTAGCAGTTCCTCCTTCTACAAGGTAAACAGCTGTGCTGGACTTAGAACTGACCACCCTATCACTGCCGTTGTTGTTGACTTCACAGTCCAGCGGTTCTGTAGAGATGACCCACGTTGAAGGGCGCCACCGCTTAAGGGAATATGGTGTTTTCACACGTTTCTTTATCTTTTCTCCTGAGCCTGGTTTGCCATCTAGGGATGACTCGCTCACTAAAAAAGGAAGAACACACAAAGTGTCACACATGAGGAAAGAGCACAAGAAAAGAGGCAGAGAAATATGAAAGCCTGCCAAAAGCAATATATGACAAGACAGGCAGACTTCAACAAACCAGTCCTGGTAACCAGAAATGCTCAATAGTCCACGGCTCAGCTATCTACTATGCAAAGTATGTTTCAACAAATTATCTTTAAtctcttacatttatatctcacctttctttgataatggaactcaaggtggcatatatctGGTTCCCAGGCAGcacccatctaggcactgaccaaacccaaacctattttagcttcagcaaggtggtagccttcAGAATAAATCCTTGAGCCTAGATGTACTATATGTAATATTAGTCATAAGTATTGCCATTTTTTCTGGATGTATAAGATTTAattgttttcattgtttgtttttaaaaacactgaTAGGAAGAAAGGATTCCACATTTTAAAAGAGACTTAATGTGCCATGTTGGACCTATTCTTGTGTCTGAAAGCTAAGCTACATAATCAATTGAAGCATTTGGTACAGCTGTTCCTAGACTGCACATTAGACTGCATGTGACGTTGCATTAATTGAATGCTCTACCATATAACAAGCTCCCCATATAAAGAAAACTAGCATGTAAGGGAATGACTAGTCTTCTCTGTGATAGTGCAAggagggttttttgttgttgtttattcaaTAAGGTAACATTTGGACATTTTATTTCCCACCTCTAGTCTAAAATGCTAGTTAAGCAACAGAACCACATGTGATTGTGCAGACCACATTGCTTAGTTCTAGGAGAATTGATGACATAACCCATTAATTGTGGGTCCATTTTTGTTAAAACAGcaaatttaaaatggcaatttAAAAGTTGTGTTAAgttgggacttcccaggaggatccctacgcctgtgcagcctctgagacgagctctcgtcttggatgaaacttttccagtttaaattcagtcagaaggctcttttctgactgggaataatttcttccggttaaagaagaaacgtgagatttcctacatagctttgttttgattgttggagtctggaattcgtcagaattgtctgtcttccagcagctcagacagagcgaggatttttatgctagctcagctggataagtgacccgtttttttatacggattaacaggcaaacatcctcctgtctacattcatcattttcttatctatacagctaaagagatttgtaaaagtaacagcaattgagataacctaggtgaggtaagactttcctttttttaattcacggaactaagggggaagaaaatataaatagcgtatctttttttttattgcaaaaagctgacatggaaaatagcattctaaagattaaacggatgagagatttctgattgaaagagataagactgggactatttttcttgatctactttttttttctttttgacgaatctgctcattctctctgctactagctattttgacgctgtgaactaaagccgttcttacacttctgggcagataagagataagggctgtctagcgtgtgacgttagtttgctggaaagattaactcctttgtaactggttaaagaaataagctgctctctgtttgggacattgaaaattgaaggagttttgttcctttggttttaagaatgacaattaagaagatcatggatgtacaagaagggactttatctctagacatgtttcagaaaataatgaatgggattaactcaataaaacaagaactgagaaataatatacaagcgtggagaattgaatttcacgaaatgagacaggagctgaaagaaactcaggattctatgagaaaggagaataaagatagatctggaaaacaaaaaaaggatggaagagaaattaaaggcaaggttcaaactatggagattggcttaattatggacatgaaaaaagatttggattttctggctgtgatggatcctggagacaaatattatagtttggaattcagcgctgtccttgaaggaattgaagagattggagataaagatattatcggttcaagaaaattcttggactggaaggatttgatggaacttgaaatggagaaagttaacagaattaatccctgttttgtgtcaatggaaaaaccttcaagagatgtactagtgtatcatgtggaaaagaggaacagagatgcggctttgcaacaacacttcagtgatacgtttggatttgatggtaagaaaacatctgtgatggaggaaattcctatcagacttttattatatgactatgacagcaagatttttgggtgcgtaaagatggaagatggacccaatatggataatgacagaagagcgatttaaaattactggacttagtagacttgatgagttggattaattggcatgtttatttagaaaaaaaattgattgacatatatctcaaggattggaaacttctctttgactttttgtggaagattaaaatgatatgatgttaatgagatttgaaaccaactaagataaccgttggaggaaggtgattttataatctattaagagataggtttgttatatattatagatttatagctgaactatgacaaatcggaagtcaatattctttcttttttatatatatatatatattttttttctttctttttgtattgtactagttattgatttgtgttgttttcttttgtactgttttggttttgaaaattggaataaaaattaattgataaAAGTTGTGTTAAGTTGTAGTTTTAAACTTGATATGCAATGAAAAATGAGAGATCAATCAGATGGCAACCCAGAGCTGAAGCCACAGTTTAAAGTGGATTGAGCAATCATGGTCTGGGAGGAGGTTTAACTGACTAACCAGTTACGACCATTGCTATCCCCCTTAAAGCCTTCATACCTAGAGACTGGTATCCTGTGCTGggagaaaacaaaagcaaacgaAGTAGCTCTAACTGTGGTCTGTGTTTGGAACGCCAAACCATGGTTGGCACAAAGAAAGGTTGAACTGAGCTAATGTAACAGATGAAATAAGCTTCTGCCTGGATCCTAGGCTTGTAATGGGAATGACATTCCCTCTCTCAGTTCAAATGTAATATTCACATTTAAACACAGAAACATATTATATCTGGATGTTCTATTCAACTTCCAGCTTCACAGGTATATGATGACTACAGCGGGATTCAACTAAAGAAAGCAAAGGTATGAATGTGTTGTCACCAACTTCTATAATCTCTGATCTCCGACTATGGAGCATCTTCAACTTAAAAGTGGAGAGCAGCTCTGAGGATAAGAAAGCGTTCTAAAATGTGAAACAATTACTTTCCCCAAAATAGGCTACCAGGGCTGGCACTAAAGGGCTGCCacgtcaggccctggccaagggcccctgggggcccttgatagggtgggggaggagtagcgcttcccttctgcaatccgtaGCAGAGAGCTTCCCAGCCGCCCGCCCATTTGCTGGCTCTGCCTACCTGTCTCTCATATCCTTTGCGGTTGCGTGGGCTgcgcatgcagggctgccattaaccaagatagcagccgaggtttccctaaggagctgatgcccctgctgccatcttggttgatggcagggatgcgcgtgcatagcacgcatgcatgccatcaaccaagatggcgacagaggcttcagccccttagggaaatctcagccaccatcttggttaatggccgCCCAGGGCAcatagccgcaaaagacaggagacacaGGTAGGTGGAGGTGCACGCATGCCAGAGCCCgggacaagctgatgcccaagagccctggcatgcctggcgcagGCCCTGTAGGCTACTATACCTATTTGTGGTAAAATAATACACCTAGTTGTAGTAGGTTATGTCAAATAGTGTAATAAATCTAGTCAAACTTGAAAACATTCTTCATTTCATCCAAGAAAAAACCAAGGCCCAcacttttaagaaaaaaaaatgacaaaaggTATTGCTGACCCCTTTTGGCAGTTCTTTCTCAGGAAATAGAAATGTTTAAAAACCCTTCCcaaattatattttaaacattACAGTAATAGGCAGATGCACATCTAAAAAGATGAGGTCAAAGGGATATACTTTGCTGGAAAGAACAGAGGCAACTGAATAGGGGCAAGCAAAACTACAGCAATGAGAGTTAAATCTTTCTgggtttgaggtttttttttattaattggcTATTTGTTACCCAAATCAACATGCTTAAATCTGATTATAATTTTGTACATTTTCACTGATAAATCCCACCAAAACTCACACTGCATGCTACAGCCATCCAAAATATTTGTAGCTGACAGATCCAGTGAGTTAGGTCTCTGTGCTCTTCTAGTGTGGGTCAACCCAGAATTTGGTGCTGTGCTCTGGCTGCTGAGGATGGAAATGCCTTGTCCTAGACATgggttactgttgttgttattggcaTTTGTTCTACCATTATCCAGCGAGCGTTCTCTCCTTTCAACCAGACGATCCAGAATGCCCTCATCATGGCTCACTCGCTGCTCCCTTCTCAATAAGGGCTCATGCTCATCAGGGCTTGAGTTGATATTCAGACGGCTGTCCTCTCCACTGAACTGGTTCTGCAGCATTTCCTGGGCCCTGTGTGCCCCTGAGCTGCTTGCTTGTCCAGATGGCACTGTACCATTCACATACTGGGTTGGTACAGCATGAGAGGTTATTGTATGGCTCCTCCCTGCCACTTCATTCGTGGTAACTGTTACCACATGAGGCTCTGCAGAATTGACAGTGTTCATCTTGGCAACTCCAGTTTCAACTTGCTTCAAGTTTGATTTGTGCTTCCCTCCAAATTTCAGCCGAGGCTCCTTTGTTGAGTTTTTGGTGTTCAAGGGTAGGCTAGTAGGCCTCTTTGGGAGGTTCTGCTGCTTAGGAAGAGGGTAGACCTGAGCAGGCTGAAGATCTGGGATTAGACAAGATTGACCATTTGCAACTTGCGTGAAGTCCTGTTGCCCTGTTGCTTCTACTGCCAGTTTTATCAGTGGGTACAGCAAGTTGGAGCTGGTACTGCTGAGAGGATCTGGCCCACTGAACTGCTTAAGGGAATGCTCCATCAGATTCTCATCAGAGCTTTCCTTTAAATTTTTATCTACTTCCTTTGGATCCAGCTTGTTGGTCTCCAAGTCCTCCTCCGTTAGTTGTAGACAAACAGGAGTTGGCCCAAGCAGCTGCATGCCACTTGCAGCACCAAGGTTTGTTTCACCTGAGTAAGGCATCTCAGATATAGTAGCCATGCCAGTGCTTGGCGTGAGACCTGTTGTGTTGGTGGTGGTAGTATTGGTTGACAAGCTTGTGACACTAGTTTCAGGGCTAGGAATGCGAGCTTGTGCTTGCTGCCGCTCATAGTTAATAGAGTTTCTGTTCTTCTCCCCAATTGTCATTGATGTGCTGGACAGTGAAAGCTCAGAGGAAATATTCTTCACTATGCTGTCAGTATGGTGAATGGAGTCCTCAATGTAAGATGAGGAAGAGTAATCTTGATATGGTCTGATCTTTGGCGCATGCCTATGGTGTGacagatttctttaaaaacaaacaaacaagaaaacagTAGGATTAAGAGTATATAGGTGATAAATTATTTCATCATAAAAGTAtctaaaatgcaaatgaatagcTTCTCCAGCAAGTATAACTATCGTGGAAGTTTTGTTGTGGAGATGGCAGCGCTGCTAGGACATGGACCTCAGTGTGAATGTCCTAGCTTTTTTGTTTTACTTCAGAGAGTGTATGTGCACTATTCTAGCAAGTATATGTCTATTATAATTTTTATGTTTATCTCATTCACAACTTTATTATTTCAACATCCTTCCAAATGTGGGGGACGGGCATAATACTGAATATGGCAAGTGGTATTTTGGATTTTCATCTGGAAATGGCCTAAGTGATCATGTAAtagttgcacttgttgcacaatAAATCTATGGTTGTCAATCTGCTCTTAGGGTTGTATTTGACAAAGTCgtattcaaagtagacccattgaaattcatggacTTAAGTGAAAATCCTACCTGGAGGGAGAATGACATTTTCCCAGGTTCAAAAGTATGGCGATTTGAGTTCTGCGAAAATGTGATATCCTTGAAGCCAGAGCACAACATTGAGATGATAACTGAGAGCAATAAATGTGAAATCTGAGTGCTTATACAATGCACTTCAAAAACATTTGCACCCAATTTTTGAATTAGTACTACTTACCGCTCATTCTGCATAGCTGTAGACTGCATAGGGTTAACCGTTGGGCTGACAGATTTATTCCTCTCCCAAATCATCATGAGTTCAGCCATCCTCTCTTCAGCACATTGGGCTGTCAGCCGAGCTTCAGCATCCTGATCCCAACAGTCTTCGATTGTCTCTTTCAGTGACCTCACAGCCTATAAAAGAAAATGGCATTAGatattcctctctctttcttatacCTTCTAATCTTCAAAATACATGCTAAGACCAAACAATGAAACTGATTCTTAAAAGTAAATATTGTATGTTTTGAAGGGTCAAGTAACTAATTCTTTAACAATGCAGTGCATATTTTCTCAGAAGCCAGCCCCATTGACTTTTGCCACATAAGTATGTATAGAACTGCAGCTAAAGCTTTTGGAAAAATACTACAATTCGCAATCTTGTCTGCAATGGGCCTGTTAATATTTCTATGTGTTGGCTGAAACAGTGAGGTATTTTCATTCCTGCTGCATGTTTTCAAAATGTGTTACAAGATAGGTGGTAGAGGGTGATAAAAAGGTTTTCAGGCTGGTCCAAAAACATAGACcatttgctgtatttttatttttcactcTGTTGGACTGACATCCTGGCAGTAACGTATTAAACTTTTATAATAAGagatattttaaaacacattgatGTATCCTGCCTATTGCCGTCAAAATAATGAATTGGGCATTAAAGAGAACAACAAAATATTTGCTGAATACCTCATAGACCATCCTCGTAATTTGCACTCAAATGTTactttactgatttttttaaatttaatttttcatttttacaGGAAAAGATCTACATTGACTCCAGAAAAATATACAGCAATCACAACAACCAAAGAAGAAATTTCACAGGATATACTGCTTACGGGTAATGGAGTATACTAAATCCTTTTACACTTATTGCTGTCAATAATCAGAGTCCCTCTCTATTCCTCCCATATATTAACAAGAAATTAAACAACTAAACTAATTAACTGACTAACTGAACCCTGCAAAGGAAGCCATACAGGTAAGTATTTCAAGTGGTATTCAAGTTGTCAAATGTTATGTATCCAGTAATTTGCTATATGCTGGGAGCTAGACCATCATGTGGCTGGAACTGCTGAGTGGGACATAACATTATcaaatcccattcatttcaaaaacTGATACCATAATACAGTAAAGGTGATCAAGCATTCTATATCCGTACATATTGTGCTGGAGGGATCATATTATTAGTTTCATcattaacaaaacaaatgaaactaTACCATTCTCCTATAAAATAGTTGGTTTTTACTTTCCTCCTCAATACTTTTAATTTAGCAGTGATTTTTTCCGCCACAGCCAGTTGCCAGATTTTTTTATGCCAATAATCATCTGTGGCCCGTTACTTTACTAATTTTTAGTTCCATAACAACAGCTTCTTAAATACTAAACTAATGTAATGCCTCTGCTGTCATATTCTAGCAGCTTAAATATTATTATCAAATGAAAAGAAGAAACAGTATGCATCTTGCTTTTCTCACCAAGCTGTTCTCCTTCCAGGCCTCTGGGAATTTTGGTCTTTGCTTTTCCCTTGAAACAAGAACTTGCATATCTTCAAAAGTGGGATGGTTTCCAACTTCTGTTTGGAATGCCATCTGGAACTCTGGCACCGATTCTCCTGTTTACagagaaaataatttaaaagtaTATCAAAAGCCCAAAGAGAATAAGTTGGGCTCTGAAATGTCTAGGCAGAGCAGGAAGATGTCtatcatattttattctcttgcatcTGAACCCTGCTATCCCAGACAGCCAAAGAGTGGGTGGGAAAGAAGTATGTATGTAGCTGAAGATGTTCTGAATGTTATTATTTTAGGTAGCCCCATATCACTGTCGAACGGGTAGGCACCAGACCATCTAAGTCTGATATTAGAAAGAATGAGTTAAGAGACCCCATGAAGGTGCTAATTTTAAGATAAATTTATGAGCATcaatctaaaaaaaagaaaaatgagtgATCTCAAAATGAATTCTATTATACTTCTCactttatatttatgtattttagttaagcatttatattctgctttttaaTTCCAAAATAAATGAATTTCACATTAAAACACTCAAggctaaaaaaaactccaaattaaaaaatgaacgaATGATAAAAGGTTAAAAAGACAAGAGGAACAGGGAACTATTAACCTACTAAACTCAGACAAGATGAGTCCATAAATTCCATTTTAAAATCCTGATACAACCAGATGATGAAATGTCATCACAGAAAGAGCTAGATAGGTTCCCTGGGGcatggagttccagagagtggacaGGGCACCAGGACAAGGGAATAGAATCATAACTAACCACTGCAGCTCCCCTAGGCGGCGGCTGCACAGAAAAACCTGGAGGACAACACAAAGAAAGCTTCAGTCCTCCCCATTTCATCTAATCAGGCCTCTCATCCATCTTCTGGATGGCTGTGGTCTTGCCATTCACCAACAGCAGAACcttcagtttgtgtgtgtggcatGTGTGTTTCAGCATGCCCAAAGGCTGGGAGAAGGATCAGATGTGGAGGATCACCTTTAAATGCCTAATCTCCCTTCCCCTGTAACAGCTTGTCCTTCTCCCACCATAATACCTCCCTCTATTTTCTAAGATATCGCTAACCAATTTAGCAACAATTTGCAGTGCTCCCAAGTCAGCTTAACTTCTGTTTCTAAgccttatatatttattttcataaACAGATAAAACTATTCCTAAACCATATTTGTCCACGTGGTGCTGGAAGCAGCATGTGTATGTATGTGCTGTTGGAggaatctctctcttttgcaGAGATGATTGACTAAAATTGTCTGAGCACTGCAAGTCTAACCCATGAAGGAAAACAAAATAGCATTTAAAGGTCCTTGACTCCTTGGAGAGCAGGAACTGTAAAGTTATCTAAAGGAAACCACCTAGTGCATCTTGCATGCTGATCCTAACTATTCTACAAATAGTtggatactgtattttattaatttctacATTAACTCAACCACATCTGTATGACCTTTGCCTCTTCTTCCACCCAATACTGCAATTCCTTCCCATGTAATCACATATGTGGAATCTATTCTAAGATCACACGAGTAAGCTAGGGAAGTTTAATATATATAGTTTACAAAAAAGACTAAAACAGGGGTCACCCCCTTTTTGAACCAGAGagtacatttcaaattttgagagtgtgctggggacaccagtcacaaaatggctgccatgggggtgtgcagtataacataaaattagagagcagacatggtgaagctttttccataactgcatttccatactagaaaaggcttggcctgttgaatttctgcctgccatcaagctgttaaaggcacaagaaccctgtttttccccaactataaaccaaagcctaggctgccatcctgtaccaccttacctggaagtaagccccatgcacttccaggataaaatgtttagcatccgccaggacttagactccagtgttatagcaggtgaatcgagcgaggtatccagagcacagccttgtcccgatttcttagatgagtttcagttggtgcagcttcaggacgttgacaaggtgcttggacaggttcgtaaccacttctgtgctggaaccttgcccttcttggctaataaaagctagcagggatggaacagccggctgggccagggaagtgattaatgcctctctgcaagagggggtggtccctggctgcctgaaagaggcagtaatgacaccactcctgaagaggccttccctggacccagaaaatcttaataactataggccggtagcagatgtgccattcctgggcaaggtcctgggaCGAGttgttgcaggccagctccacacactcttggatgagaccaattatctggatccatttcagtcgggtttcaggcctggttttggcatggaaacagccttggttgccctgtatgatgacctttgtcgggagagagacagggggagtgtgactctgttgattctccttgatctctcagcggctttcgataccatcgaccatggtatccttctggggagactagctgagttgggagtgggaggtactgcattgcggtggttccactcctacttggcaggtcgcctccagaaggtggtgcttggggaacattactcggcaccctagactctccagtatggggttccgcaggggtcagttctgtcccccatgctgttcaacatctacatgaaaccattgggtgcggtcatccggagctttggagtgcgttgccatcagtatgctgatgacatgcagctctatttctccttttcatcttcttcaggtgaggctgtcgtgctgaaccggtgcctggctgcgacaatggactggatgagggctaataaactgaggctcaatccagacaagactgagatgctgttagtgggtgattcttctgaccagatggtggatgtccaacctgttctggatggggttgcactccccctgaaggagcaggttcatagcttgggggttctcctagaaccatctctgtcacttgaggctcaggtagcctcggtgacacggagtgccttctaccaactttggttggtggcccaactacgtccctatctggacagggataacctggcttcagtggtccatgctctggtaacctccaaattagatgactgcaatgcactctaagtggggctgcctttgaagatggtttggaaactgcagcttgtgcaaaatgcagcagccagattggtaacagggaccagacggtccgaacgtataaaaccgattctggcccgcttgcattggctgcctgtatgattctgagctcgattcaaggtgctggttttgacctataaagccttacacagcttgggaccacaatacctgatggaatgcctctcccgatacgaacccacccttacattacgttcaagatcaaaggccctcctccgggtgcctactccaaggaaagctcggagggtggcaacaagggagagggccttctcagtggtggcccacaaattatggaatgatgtctctgacgaggtgcgcctggcgccaacactgttatcttttcggcaccaggtcaagcctttcctcttctcccaggcattttagcatgtgtttttaaattgtttttaaaatatgtttttaaattgtgtatttgttttaatgtttctgattgctgtaaaccgcccagagagcttcagctctggggcggtatacaagtgcaataaataaataaataaataaacacaaagaggcttatttc
This DNA window, taken from Rhineura floridana isolate rRhiFlo1 chromosome 2, rRhiFlo1.hap2, whole genome shotgun sequence, encodes the following:
- the BMPR2 gene encoding bone morphogenetic protein receptor type-2 isoform X2 — encoded protein: MKGNTCYGLWEKTREGDIRLVKQGCWSHIGDPEDCHSDECIVTTTPSLVQNGTYRFCCCSSNLCNLNFTENFPPPDPTDATPFNSSHSLHREETIVIALASVSVLAVLVVALFFGYRMLAGDRKQGLHSMNMMEAATSEPSLDLDNLKLLELIDRGRYGAVYKGSLDERPVAVKVFSFSNRQNFINERNIYRIPLMNHDNIAHFIVGDERFTADGRMEYLLVMEYYPNGSLCRYLSFHTSDWVSSCRLVHTITRGLAYLHTELPRGDHYKPAISHRDLNSRNVLVKNDGTCVISDFGLSMKLTGNRLVRPGEEDNAAISEVGTIRYMAPEVLEGAVNLRDCESALKQVDMYALGLIYWEIFMRCTDLFPGESVPEFQMAFQTEVGNHPTFEDMQVLVSREKQRPKFPEAWKENSLAVRSLKETIEDCWDQDAEARLTAQCAEERMAELMMIWERNKSVSPTVNPMQSTAMQNERNLSHHRHAPKIRPYQDYSSSSYIEDSIHHTDSIVKNISSELSLSSTSMTIGEKNRNSINYERQQAQARIPSPETSVTSLSTNTTTTNTTGLTPSTGMATISEMPYSGETNLGAASGMQLLGPTPVCLQLTEEDLETNKLDPKEVDKNLKESSDENLMEHSLKQFSGPDPLSSTSSNLLYPLIKLAVEATGQQDFTQVANGQSCLIPDLQPAQVYPLPKQQNLPKRPTSLPLNTKNSTKEPRLKFGGKHKSNLKQVETGVAKMNTVNSAEPHVVTVTTNEVAGRSHTITSHAVPTQYVNGTVPSGQASSSGAHRAQEMLQNQFSGEDSRLNINSSPDEHEPLLRREQRVSHDEGILDRLVERRERSLDNGRTNANNNNSNPCLGQGISILSSQSTAPNSGLTHTRRAQRPNSLDLSATNILDGCSMQLSESSLDGKPGSGEKIKKRVKTPYSLKRWRPSTWVISTEPLDCEVNNNGSDRVVSSKSSTAVYLVEGGTATTMVSKDTGVNCL
- the BMPR2 gene encoding bone morphogenetic protein receptor type-2 isoform X1 codes for the protein MTALLQHLLLVLLFSSATLLLSTAAAAQSEETTCAFRDLYQNDHGISESRISQENGTVLCMKGNTCYGLWEKTREGDIRLVKQGCWSHIGDPEDCHSDECIVTTTPSLVQNGTYRFCCCSSNLCNLNFTENFPPPDPTDATPFNSSHSLHREETIVIALASVSVLAVLVVALFFGYRMLAGDRKQGLHSMNMMEAATSEPSLDLDNLKLLELIDRGRYGAVYKGSLDERPVAVKVFSFSNRQNFINERNIYRIPLMNHDNIAHFIVGDERFTADGRMEYLLVMEYYPNGSLCRYLSFHTSDWVSSCRLVHTITRGLAYLHTELPRGDHYKPAISHRDLNSRNVLVKNDGTCVISDFGLSMKLTGNRLVRPGEEDNAAISEVGTIRYMAPEVLEGAVNLRDCESALKQVDMYALGLIYWEIFMRCTDLFPGESVPEFQMAFQTEVGNHPTFEDMQVLVSREKQRPKFPEAWKENSLAVRSLKETIEDCWDQDAEARLTAQCAEERMAELMMIWERNKSVSPTVNPMQSTAMQNERNLSHHRHAPKIRPYQDYSSSSYIEDSIHHTDSIVKNISSELSLSSTSMTIGEKNRNSINYERQQAQARIPSPETSVTSLSTNTTTTNTTGLTPSTGMATISEMPYSGETNLGAASGMQLLGPTPVCLQLTEEDLETNKLDPKEVDKNLKESSDENLMEHSLKQFSGPDPLSSTSSNLLYPLIKLAVEATGQQDFTQVANGQSCLIPDLQPAQVYPLPKQQNLPKRPTSLPLNTKNSTKEPRLKFGGKHKSNLKQVETGVAKMNTVNSAEPHVVTVTTNEVAGRSHTITSHAVPTQYVNGTVPSGQASSSGAHRAQEMLQNQFSGEDSRLNINSSPDEHEPLLRREQRVSHDEGILDRLVERRERSLDNGRTNANNNNSNPCLGQGISILSSQSTAPNSGLTHTRRAQRPNSLDLSATNILDGCSMQLSESSLDGKPGSGEKIKKRVKTPYSLKRWRPSTWVISTEPLDCEVNNNGSDRVVSSKSSTAVYLVEGGTATTMVSKDTGVNCL